A single genomic interval of Flavihumibacter rivuli harbors:
- a CDS encoding efflux RND transporter permease subunit — MWYKLGSAVLKYRVVLLALLLALTGVMGYFASKVQMSYEFSKAIPTDNLKYRDYQAFKKQFGEDGNLLVVGIQSEKFFSAAQFNAYRAMQEELKKVMGVEDILSIPTAVNLVKDSAGEKLNATRIFPEGQLGQAQLDSCAAVFSSLPFYRGLLYNPETNAYMMGLRINKEILASPKRTGVVNEIVAVTDKFGRSQNLDMKLSGLPLIRTQVADRIAKEMRWLLIGSLVLSAVILLLFFRSFSAMVISLLVVVMSVVWSLGTMFLFGYKITLLTALVPPLLVVIGIPNCIYFLNKYHVSYNETGVREEALRTMVARMGIVTLFCNIAAAIGFAVFALTKSEILKEFGVVAGINIMVIFLISFIFIPTVLSFLPAPKSRHTRYLENKWLLAVLDKLELWSLNHRKQIYLITAVLSIAAIAGMFRLRSEGFIVDDLPKTDKIYTDLKFFESNFKGVMPLEIVVDTKKPNGLRRNPLATFERIDSLSQFIAAQPEMARPLSIVEGMKFARQAYYDGDSANYGLPNSFDISFLAGYLNTKAAPGESNQLTRLVSSFMDSAKQQTRISVNMKDVGSKRLPELLAGIEGKTRQYFDTAQYRVTLTGSSITFLEGSTFIINGLKESIFWAFLLIALCMLYLFRSGRILLCSLIPNLIPLLITAGVMGWVGVPLKPSTVLIFSVALGIAIDITIRFLVNYKQEQTSSEAEKQSIIIETIHSTGISIIYTSLVLIAGFVIFCFSGFGGTQSLGWLTSLTLIVATVTNLVLLPALLITLTKKR, encoded by the coding sequence ATGTGGTATAAACTCGGTTCGGCCGTTTTGAAATACAGGGTAGTATTATTGGCCCTTTTGTTGGCACTTACAGGTGTGATGGGATATTTCGCCAGTAAGGTGCAGATGAGTTATGAATTCTCGAAGGCCATTCCGACCGATAACCTGAAGTACCGCGACTACCAGGCCTTCAAGAAGCAGTTTGGGGAAGATGGCAACCTGCTGGTAGTGGGTATCCAATCCGAAAAGTTTTTTTCGGCAGCCCAGTTCAATGCCTACAGGGCCATGCAGGAAGAATTGAAAAAGGTAATGGGAGTGGAGGATATCCTCAGTATCCCCACAGCTGTGAACCTGGTGAAGGATAGTGCCGGCGAGAAATTGAATGCGACCAGGATTTTCCCCGAAGGCCAGCTCGGCCAGGCGCAGTTGGATAGCTGCGCGGCAGTATTCAGTTCCCTCCCTTTCTACAGGGGGTTGCTTTACAATCCCGAGACCAATGCTTACATGATGGGATTAAGGATCAATAAGGAGATACTGGCTTCGCCCAAGAGGACCGGCGTTGTTAACGAGATCGTAGCGGTTACGGATAAGTTTGGCAGGTCCCAGAACCTTGATATGAAGTTGAGTGGCCTGCCCCTGATCAGGACCCAGGTAGCCGACAGGATCGCGAAGGAGATGCGTTGGTTGCTGATCGGTTCCTTGGTGCTTTCTGCAGTGATCCTCTTGCTCTTCTTCCGCAGTTTCAGTGCCATGGTCATTTCATTGCTAGTAGTGGTGATGAGTGTGGTCTGGAGTTTGGGTACGATGTTCCTTTTCGGTTATAAGATCACCCTGTTGACAGCATTGGTGCCACCATTGTTGGTGGTGATTGGTATCCCCAACTGTATCTACTTCCTGAACAAGTACCATGTTTCCTATAATGAGACCGGCGTTAGGGAAGAAGCCTTGCGTACCATGGTGGCGAGGATGGGTATTGTGACCTTGTTCTGCAATATTGCCGCTGCCATTGGCTTTGCCGTTTTTGCCCTTACCAAGAGCGAGATCCTGAAAGAGTTTGGGGTAGTGGCTGGTATCAATATCATGGTGATCTTCCTGATCTCTTTCATTTTTATTCCAACCGTGTTGAGTTTCCTTCCGGCACCCAAAAGCAGGCATACCCGTTACCTGGAGAACAAATGGTTGCTGGCTGTCCTGGACAAACTGGAACTATGGTCCCTCAATCACAGGAAACAGATCTACCTGATCACTGCAGTGTTGTCCATAGCGGCCATTGCCGGTATGTTCAGGTTGCGTTCAGAAGGATTTATTGTGGATGACCTTCCAAAGACAGATAAGATCTATACCGACCTGAAGTTCTTTGAATCCAATTTCAAGGGGGTAATGCCCCTGGAGATCGTGGTAGATACGAAGAAGCCAAACGGTTTAAGGAGGAATCCCTTGGCAACCTTTGAGCGGATCGATTCCTTATCACAGTTCATCGCCGCCCAACCGGAAATGGCACGTCCCCTTTCCATTGTTGAGGGGATGAAGTTTGCGCGCCAGGCCTACTATGATGGCGATAGTGCCAACTATGGATTGCCCAATAGTTTTGATATCAGTTTCCTTGCGGGCTACCTGAATACCAAGGCTGCTCCCGGCGAAAGCAACCAGCTCACCCGTTTGGTAAGCTCTTTCATGGACAGTGCCAAACAGCAGACCAGGATCAGTGTGAACATGAAGGATGTAGGCAGCAAGCGTTTGCCTGAATTGCTGGCAGGTATTGAGGGGAAGACCAGGCAATATTTCGATACTGCACAATATCGTGTAACCCTTACCGGTAGTAGTATCACCTTCCTCGAAGGAAGTACCTTTATCATCAACGGATTGAAGGAAAGTATCTTTTGGGCCTTCCTGCTGATCGCCTTATGTATGCTCTACCTCTTCAGGTCAGGACGGATATTGCTTTGTTCATTGATCCCGAACCTGATCCCCCTGTTGATCACTGCAGGTGTAATGGGATGGGTGGGAGTTCCACTGAAGCCGTCGACTGTACTCATCTTCAGTGTTGCCCTGGGTATTGCGATCGATATTACCATTCGTTTCCTGGTGAACTATAAGCAGGAGCAAACCTCTTCAGAGGCAGAGAAGCAATCCATCATCATCGAAACCATCCATTCAACAGGAATCAGCATCATCTATACTTCACTGGTATTGATCGCCGGCTTCGTGATATTTTGCTTTAGTGGTTTTGGTGGAACCCAGTCCCTGGGATGGCTGACATCACTGACCCTTATTGTGGCAACTGTTACGAATCTTGTATTGCTGCCGGCGTTGCTCATCACTTTAACAAAAAAGCGGTAA
- the porZ gene encoding type IX secretion system anionic LPS delivery protein PorZ, with translation MRLKFTVLLLIISCIQLAAQPIGSWQEQLPFANATWLGTGTNTIITSTPYAFFTLNTNDNSIRRFSKVNGLTETGVQFAAIAPGGDWVIAYRNSGIDMLNGDQVIEVDALKDASINADKTLFDILFTGDQGLLATGLGIVQLNLQKKEIGDTWVIGNEGKYNAVYGTAVTASHIYAASAEGLKRAPLTGVNLADYRNWQNLSGSNGIPSGKVDKVFAIGQQVIIQKGNALYSSTGQDFTLLYSDAAIWEPAKLVNGNITICQKLNAGPRILALSATGNILRSQANGIQQPKQAILLGENLWVADSLLGLLRFGSDRTESFVPNSPAGIGGGSLYMDNGEWWVSAGSVSPEWQNQNRPGSLFRFVEGNWQNFTPENTTALNGTKDIISLISDQSRTIWAGSFGSGLLQWRDGQFRLFREGSFIGEDASSPGQYRVSGLAVDGLNNLWISNYGAAQNLVVLFPDGNSRRFAVPFPLRSRGIGQLIIDDLDQKWIIGTNGFGLICYNHGTSIDNAGDDRWKQYLTGQGNGNLPSNEVLCISKDKFGFIWIGTADGIGIIQCPQEVFGGNGCEAVLPVVQTDNFAGYLFKGERVQAIAVDGANRKWIGTRNGAWLISADGEKTIHRFTSENSPLPDNNVLQISIDQKDGTVLFVTASGMYSYKGDATAGSNSGNQVLVYPNPVPPGFNGTIAIKGLVENAIVKITELNGRLVYQTRALGGQAIWNGKDYNGRTISTGVYLVLVSDTGGNNQTVGKIVFIGR, from the coding sequence ATGCGGCTTAAATTCACGGTTTTACTACTTATAATTTCCTGTATCCAGCTTGCTGCCCAACCCATTGGCAGCTGGCAGGAGCAATTACCCTTTGCCAATGCCACCTGGCTGGGTACTGGCACCAATACCATCATCACTTCTACCCCTTACGCTTTCTTCACCCTCAATACCAATGATAATTCTATCAGGCGCTTTAGCAAAGTCAACGGATTGACCGAGACTGGTGTGCAGTTCGCAGCAATAGCACCGGGCGGGGATTGGGTGATTGCCTATCGCAACAGCGGCATCGACATGCTCAATGGGGACCAGGTCATTGAAGTGGATGCCCTTAAGGATGCTTCGATCAATGCAGATAAAACCCTATTCGATATCCTCTTTACCGGCGACCAGGGACTGCTGGCAACCGGCCTTGGGATTGTCCAGCTCAACTTACAGAAGAAGGAGATCGGGGACACCTGGGTGATCGGTAATGAGGGGAAGTATAATGCGGTGTATGGAACGGCAGTTACTGCCAGCCATATATACGCCGCTTCCGCGGAAGGCCTGAAACGCGCACCACTTACCGGTGTCAACCTGGCCGATTACCGCAACTGGCAGAACCTTTCTGGCTCCAATGGCATTCCATCCGGCAAGGTCGATAAGGTCTTTGCCATCGGGCAGCAGGTGATCATTCAAAAAGGCAATGCCCTGTATAGTTCTACAGGACAGGATTTTACCCTTTTATACAGTGACGCGGCAATTTGGGAACCGGCTAAATTGGTCAATGGGAACATCACCATCTGCCAAAAGCTCAATGCCGGTCCCCGCATCCTTGCCTTATCCGCAACAGGCAATATACTGAGGTCGCAAGCTAACGGAATACAACAACCGAAACAGGCCATCCTGCTGGGCGAGAACCTATGGGTAGCAGACTCCCTATTGGGCCTGTTACGGTTTGGATCCGATAGGACCGAATCCTTTGTGCCCAATAGTCCCGCCGGCATTGGGGGAGGAAGCCTGTACATGGACAATGGGGAATGGTGGGTAAGCGCCGGCAGTGTTAGTCCTGAATGGCAGAACCAAAACAGGCCGGGAAGCCTCTTCCGATTTGTGGAAGGCAATTGGCAAAACTTTACGCCCGAAAATACAACTGCTCTAAATGGTACAAAGGATATCATCTCCCTGATAAGCGATCAAAGCCGAACCATTTGGGCCGGCTCTTTCGGGAGCGGATTGTTGCAATGGCGCGATGGGCAGTTCAGGCTTTTCCGTGAAGGATCCTTTATCGGGGAAGACGCCTCCAGTCCCGGACAATACAGGGTGAGCGGTCTTGCAGTTGATGGCCTGAACAATCTCTGGATCAGTAATTATGGTGCGGCCCAGAACCTGGTGGTACTATTCCCGGATGGGAACAGCCGTCGTTTTGCTGTACCCTTCCCCCTCCGGTCAAGGGGTATAGGCCAGCTCATCATCGATGACCTCGACCAGAAATGGATCATTGGCACCAATGGTTTTGGATTGATCTGTTACAACCATGGGACCTCTATCGATAATGCAGGTGATGACCGCTGGAAGCAATACCTCACAGGGCAGGGTAATGGCAACCTGCCATCCAACGAAGTATTGTGCATCAGCAAGGATAAGTTTGGTTTCATCTGGATCGGAACGGCCGATGGTATCGGTATCATCCAATGCCCCCAGGAAGTATTCGGGGGCAATGGTTGTGAAGCGGTCCTTCCCGTTGTGCAGACAGATAATTTTGCCGGCTATCTTTTCAAGGGCGAAAGGGTGCAAGCCATTGCAGTGGATGGCGCCAACAGGAAATGGATCGGGACCAGGAATGGTGCCTGGCTGATCAGTGCAGACGGCGAAAAGACCATCCATCGCTTCACCAGCGAGAACAGTCCCTTGCCTGATAACAACGTACTCCAGATCAGCATTGACCAGAAAGACGGCACCGTATTATTCGTTACTGCATCGGGCATGTACAGTTACAAAGGGGACGCCACTGCAGGATCAAATTCCGGCAACCAGGTCCTGGTCTATCCCAACCCGGTCCCCCCGGGCTTTAATGGAACCATTGCTATCAAGGGCCTGGTTGAGAATGCTATTGTAAAGATCACTGAACTCAATGGGCGACTGGTTTACCAAACCAGGGCACTTGGCGGACAGGCCATCTGGAATGGCAAGGATTATAACGGACGAACCATTTCTACCGGTGTTTATCTTGTGCTGGTGAGTGATACCGGCGGCAATAACCAGACTGTAGGGAAGATCGTATTCATAGGGAGGTAA
- the recO gene encoding DNA repair protein RecO, with product MNHSTKGIVLKSTRYGETSLIVSIFTELFGLQQYILNGVRSSSKKGPGKANLFQPAAQLDLIVYHNDLKNLQRIKESQWAYLYNEIFFDVFKSAVATYMVELLQKCLKQPEANPDLFYFMEDSLQHLDRATPHEVANFPIFFAVHLANFFGFRIPDEYSEENSILDLQEGIFTSHPPEHYHFLEGELSAVTSQFLKVLQPHELNQIRLNVAVRRQLLRSMETFYALHVPDFGNLRSLQVLQEVLSS from the coding sequence ATGAACCATTCAACTAAAGGCATCGTTTTGAAATCGACCAGGTATGGGGAAACCAGCCTGATCGTTTCCATATTCACGGAATTGTTTGGATTGCAACAATATATCCTGAATGGGGTAAGGAGCAGTTCCAAAAAAGGACCGGGCAAGGCCAATCTTTTCCAGCCTGCGGCCCAACTGGACCTTATTGTTTACCATAACGACCTCAAGAACCTCCAGCGCATCAAGGAAAGCCAATGGGCCTACCTCTACAATGAGATTTTCTTTGATGTATTCAAGAGTGCTGTCGCCACCTATATGGTGGAACTCCTGCAGAAATGCCTCAAGCAACCGGAAGCCAATCCCGACCTTTTCTATTTCATGGAAGACAGCCTCCAGCACCTGGACCGTGCAACGCCCCATGAAGTAGCGAATTTCCCGATCTTCTTCGCGGTTCACCTGGCCAATTTCTTCGGGTTCCGGATACCGGATGAATATAGTGAGGAGAACAGTATCCTCGACCTGCAGGAAGGTATATTCACCAGTCACCCACCTGAACATTATCATTTCCTTGAAGGGGAGCTCAGTGCCGTTACCTCACAATTCCTGAAAGTGCTGCAACCGCATGAGCTGAATCAAATACGGTTAAACGTTGCCGTTAGAAGGCAGTTGCTGCGTTCTATGGAAACCTTCTATGCCCTGCATGTTCCCGATTTTGGCAACCTGCGTTCCTTACAGGTTTTGCAAGAGGTACTTTCCTCATGA
- a CDS encoding peroxiredoxin family protein → MKLIRLTGLLLLISVIAVQCKSKEAGGAFSVAVNYSNADQLVPMPYRKILLEEIPYGGDGTPVVLDSVGLKDAKGSLTLKGKAKEEGIYQLVVENGPVLLLVNDADEITVDLDMSKRENYYTVKGSEGSEEIRNFIQQYSERGAKINKAFAELDSLKTIGGNDSLLLVYTNRKNDQVASINTYMKEVLNKTSHPAVSLFVLGMSSRSMQKDDFETVLNTTVKKFPEHLTLKSLKQTYDMQQAQVAEMEKQRASKSLVGKPAPELSLPDANGKNIAISSFRGKYVLVDFWASWCGPCRQENPNVVRAFEKYRDKNFTILGVSLDKEKDAWLKAIEKDRLTWTHISDLKFWDSESVKVYGFEGIPYNVLIDPNGTVIAENLRGFDLDKKLSEVLK, encoded by the coding sequence ATGAAATTGATCAGACTAACCGGTTTATTGCTGTTGATCAGTGTAATAGCGGTTCAATGTAAAAGCAAGGAGGCCGGTGGTGCGTTTTCCGTTGCCGTGAATTATTCCAATGCCGACCAGTTGGTGCCAATGCCCTACCGCAAGATATTACTGGAGGAGATACCTTATGGCGGCGACGGCACACCCGTTGTATTGGATTCGGTTGGCCTCAAGGATGCCAAGGGATCGCTGACCCTGAAGGGCAAGGCTAAGGAAGAAGGTATTTACCAATTGGTAGTGGAGAATGGACCGGTATTGTTGTTGGTGAATGATGCTGATGAGATCACTGTGGACCTTGATATGTCCAAGCGGGAAAACTATTATACCGTTAAGGGTTCCGAAGGGAGCGAAGAGATCCGGAATTTCATCCAGCAGTATAGTGAGCGTGGCGCGAAGATCAACAAGGCCTTTGCCGAATTGGATAGCCTGAAAACAATTGGTGGTAATGATAGCCTCTTGCTGGTGTATACCAACCGGAAGAATGACCAGGTGGCTTCCATCAACACCTATATGAAAGAGGTGCTGAATAAGACCAGCCATCCTGCTGTAAGCCTGTTCGTACTGGGCATGTCCTCCCGTTCCATGCAGAAGGATGATTTCGAAACGGTCCTGAATACCACTGTTAAAAAATTCCCTGAGCACCTGACCCTGAAGTCACTGAAGCAGACCTACGACATGCAACAGGCACAGGTTGCCGAAATGGAGAAGCAGCGAGCTTCCAAGAGCCTGGTTGGCAAGCCGGCTCCGGAACTTAGCCTTCCTGATGCCAATGGAAAGAATATTGCCATTTCATCTTTCAGGGGAAAGTATGTATTGGTTGATTTCTGGGCCAGTTGGTGTGGGCCCTGCCGCCAGGAGAACCCCAATGTGGTAAGGGCATTTGAAAAATACCGTGATAAGAATTTTACGATTCTTGGTGTTTCCCTTGATAAGGAAAAGGATGCCTGGTTGAAGGCCATTGAGAAGGACAGGCTGACCTGGACCCATATCAGCGACCTGAAGTTCTGGGACAGTGAATCGGTGAAAGTATATGGATTCGAAGGCATCCCTTATAATGTGCTGATCGATCCCAATGGTACGGTCATTGCGGAGAACCTCCGCGGTTTCGACCTCGATAAGAAATTGAGTGAGGTGTTGAAATAA
- the gatB gene encoding Asp-tRNA(Asn)/Glu-tRNA(Gln) amidotransferase subunit GatB: MEKSGSVLQELSARYQVVIGLEVHAQLATQTKLFCGDSAAFGGDPNTHISPITLAHPGTLPVLNKKAVEYAVRMGLACNCTISEVNWFARKHYFYPDLPKGYQTSQHVNNICQGGGVKIQTAAGERIVKMHHIHLEEDAGKSIHDADPLRTAIDHNRAGVPLIEIVSEPDMFSAEEAYAYVTEIRKLVRFLGICDGNMEEGSMRCDANISIRLHGDPKLGTKVEVKNLNSIRNVKRAIEYEAARMMEVMERGEPIIQQTRSFDADNGTTFALRTKEEANDYRYFPDPDLPPFVITAERIAAIRAAMPELPESIQERYINDLKLPAYDARQLSEEKEMVDYFEATISQTPHYKAVANWLLGPVRSWLNDNHSSIDQFALAPQQLARLVDLVDSGKISFSAASSRLLPQLVQQPEADPLELATSLNLLQSSDSGAIEQWVDEVLSKMPDKVAEYKKGKKGLIGLFMGEVKKLSRGKADPKVTTQLLEEKLSK; encoded by the coding sequence ATGGAAAAGAGCGGATCAGTTTTACAGGAACTTTCGGCCAGGTACCAGGTGGTGATCGGGCTGGAAGTGCATGCCCAGTTGGCCACCCAGACCAAATTGTTTTGTGGGGATAGCGCTGCCTTCGGCGGCGATCCCAATACGCATATCAGTCCCATTACCCTGGCCCATCCCGGCACCCTTCCTGTGCTGAACAAGAAGGCAGTAGAGTATGCGGTAAGGATGGGATTGGCCTGTAATTGCACCATCTCAGAGGTGAACTGGTTTGCGCGGAAGCACTATTTCTATCCAGACCTGCCCAAGGGGTACCAGACCTCCCAGCACGTGAACAATATTTGCCAGGGCGGTGGGGTGAAGATCCAGACTGCTGCGGGGGAGAGGATAGTGAAGATGCACCATATCCATCTTGAAGAAGATGCGGGCAAGAGCATCCATGATGCAGATCCCTTGCGTACGGCCATTGACCATAACCGTGCCGGCGTGCCGCTGATCGAGATCGTATCCGAACCGGATATGTTCAGTGCAGAAGAGGCCTATGCCTATGTCACGGAGATCAGGAAGCTGGTAAGGTTCCTTGGCATCTGTGATGGCAATATGGAAGAAGGCAGCATGCGCTGTGATGCCAATATTTCCATCCGCTTGCATGGTGATCCCAAACTGGGCACCAAGGTTGAAGTAAAGAACCTCAATTCCATCCGTAACGTAAAAAGGGCAATAGAGTATGAAGCGGCCCGCATGATGGAAGTGATGGAAAGGGGGGAACCCATCATCCAGCAAACCAGGAGCTTTGATGCGGATAATGGTACCACTTTCGCACTCCGTACCAAGGAAGAAGCGAATGATTACCGTTATTTCCCTGACCCAGACCTGCCACCCTTCGTTATAACAGCCGAACGCATAGCTGCCATCAGGGCTGCCATGCCGGAGTTGCCGGAGTCCATCCAGGAGCGCTATATCAATGATCTCAAACTGCCGGCCTATGACGCGCGCCAGTTGAGTGAAGAAAAGGAGATGGTAGACTATTTTGAAGCGACTATATCACAGACCCCACACTACAAAGCAGTGGCCAACTGGTTATTGGGTCCCGTAAGGTCATGGCTGAACGATAACCATAGCAGCATTGATCAGTTTGCCCTTGCGCCGCAACAACTTGCGAGACTGGTTGACCTGGTTGACAGCGGAAAGATCAGCTTCTCTGCAGCCTCATCCAGGCTATTGCCGCAGCTGGTTCAACAACCGGAAGCCGATCCCTTGGAATTGGCTACCAGCCTGAATCTGCTGCAAAGCTCCGATTCAGGAGCCATTGAGCAATGGGTGGATGAGGTGTTGAGCAAAATGCCCGACAAGGTTGCTGAATACAAGAAGGGAAAGAAAGGGTTGATCGGGCTATTTATGGGGGAAGTAAAGAAATTATCGAGGGGCAAAGCCGATCCCAAGGTAACCACCCAATTACTGGAAGAAAAATTAAGTAAGTAA
- a CDS encoding DUF1028 domain-containing protein translates to MRTLALIISLWLAIPVNAQQHGQKDPFAHTFSIVARDPQTGEMAVAVQSHWFSVGTTVSWAEAGVGAIATQSFVNKSFGPRGLEMLKKGMTAQQVLDALLADDAGKDVRQVGIVDSKGNIATHTGKLCIDYACHQQGEQFSVQANMMLGPGVCDAMHKAFKASAGKPLAERMLKALEAAQGAGGDVRGKQSAALLVVPGKSEGKPWDERTVDLRVDDATDPIKELSRLYTVHVAYQYMNEGDLQVEKGNMAAAMKAYNAAMELQPDNLEMQYWTAITLINNKDIEKGAALLKKVYAADPNWKKLTERLPKVGLLQADEALLKRLQSL, encoded by the coding sequence ATGAGGACGCTTGCACTGATCATATCGTTATGGCTGGCTATTCCCGTAAATGCCCAGCAGCATGGGCAGAAGGATCCGTTTGCCCACACCTTTTCCATTGTTGCCAGGGACCCGCAGACCGGGGAAATGGCTGTTGCCGTTCAAAGCCATTGGTTCTCCGTGGGCACCACGGTGAGCTGGGCAGAAGCAGGGGTTGGCGCCATTGCCACCCAGTCATTCGTCAACAAATCCTTTGGTCCTCGTGGCCTCGAAATGCTGAAGAAAGGCATGACTGCCCAACAGGTGCTGGACGCTTTGTTGGCCGATGATGCAGGCAAGGATGTCCGCCAGGTAGGGATCGTGGATAGCAAGGGAAATATCGCGACCCATACCGGTAAGCTTTGCATTGATTATGCTTGCCACCAGCAAGGGGAGCAATTTTCCGTGCAGGCCAATATGATGCTCGGACCCGGTGTATGTGATGCCATGCATAAGGCATTTAAGGCATCAGCCGGTAAGCCATTGGCTGAACGCATGTTGAAGGCCCTGGAGGCAGCGCAAGGTGCAGGAGGGGATGTACGTGGGAAGCAATCTGCTGCCTTACTCGTAGTGCCGGGTAAGTCTGAAGGCAAGCCCTGGGATGAAAGGACCGTTGACCTGAGGGTAGATGATGCGACCGATCCTATTAAAGAATTATCCAGGTTGTATACGGTTCATGTGGCCTACCAGTATATGAACGAGGGTGACCTGCAGGTAGAGAAAGGCAATATGGCCGCGGCCATGAAGGCCTATAATGCTGCCATGGAATTGCAGCCCGATAACCTTGAAATGCAATACTGGACAGCCATTACACTGATCAATAATAAGGACATTGAAAAAGGGGCTGCCCTCCTTAAGAAAGTGTATGCAGCAGATCCCAATTGGAAAAAATTAACGGAAAGGTTACCCAAGGTAGGCCTGCTACAGGCAGATGAGGCCCTGTTAAAGCGCTTACAATCGCTCTAG
- a CDS encoding PDZ domain-containing protein, which produces MKKNLHFLLLAAGMMGLGASSFGQDKQEKSKSALGEYDQIIIKRKGDKDAKVTIEIKDDKVTINGKPLAEFDDENVIIFKRDIDVMDGNAFRFTVPRGPQSPGSPFRNGQSWNWNEDRMIELSSMGAFLGVGTEKTDKGLVIKEITRESAADKAGLKAGDIITKVDELTVSTPNELSTAIRKYNPEEKVTITYKREGKEKKVTATLGKRENMIMTTPNMDFDFRMPEQDFDLRMMPEEGMRMFRYNDRGMKIGIKAQDTEDGKGVKVLEIDEESSAEKAGLKANDVITNLDGKAVNSVNELMEIVNKARADKKVSMPVKYTRDGKELSADLKLPRKLKTAEL; this is translated from the coding sequence TGGCCAGGACAAGCAGGAAAAGTCAAAGAGTGCTTTAGGCGAATACGACCAGATCATCATCAAGCGTAAAGGTGATAAGGATGCCAAGGTGACCATTGAGATCAAGGACGATAAAGTGACCATCAATGGCAAGCCCCTGGCTGAATTCGACGACGAGAACGTGATCATTTTCAAGAGGGATATTGATGTGATGGATGGCAACGCTTTCAGGTTTACCGTCCCCCGCGGCCCCCAATCCCCCGGCTCACCCTTCCGTAATGGACAATCATGGAATTGGAATGAGGACAGGATGATCGAATTGAGTTCCATGGGTGCTTTCCTGGGGGTGGGGACTGAGAAGACCGATAAAGGCCTGGTGATAAAGGAGATCACCAGGGAGAGCGCAGCCGATAAGGCCGGACTGAAAGCAGGGGATATCATCACCAAGGTGGATGAACTGACCGTTTCAACGCCCAATGAATTGAGTACCGCTATCAGGAAATACAATCCCGAAGAGAAGGTAACGATCACGTATAAGCGCGAAGGCAAGGAAAAGAAAGTAACTGCTACTTTAGGCAAACGCGAGAACATGATCATGACCACCCCCAATATGGATTTTGATTTCAGGATGCCTGAGCAGGACTTTGACCTCAGGATGATGCCTGAGGAGGGGATGCGGATGTTCAGGTATAATGACAGGGGTATGAAGATCGGCATCAAGGCCCAGGACACGGAAGATGGAAAAGGGGTGAAGGTCCTGGAGATCGATGAGGAATCTTCTGCTGAAAAAGCAGGCCTCAAGGCCAATGATGTCATTACCAATCTTGATGGCAAGGCCGTTAACAGTGTGAATGAATTGATGGAAATCGTGAACAAGGCAAGGGCTGATAAGAAAGTTTCCATGCCGGTTAAATACACCAGGGATGGCAAGGAGTTGAGCGCAGACCTCAAGCTCCCGAGGAAATTAAAGACCGCTGAACTTTAA